In the genome of Fusarium fujikuroi IMI 58289 draft genome, chromosome FFUJ_chr02, one region contains:
- a CDS encoding related to riboflavin biosynthesis protein RIB7 has protein sequence MSELNFPASSAAMLESRLPSSTNPSGTSRPFVTLTFATSLDSSLSLAPGVRTRLSGPDSKAMTHYLRSRHDAILIGVSTLLADSPALNCRTIGATSQPRPIVIDPHLRWTPSSSDKVLEVSRLGNGLAPFVLTGVSSQDLPVENVVLLEQHGGKYIHVPTTLAPNGRMRFDWHDVFRVLHQAGLFSVMVEGGGQIINSLLDPRYHELVDSVIVTIAPTWLGQGGVVVSPDRLQDPAGVPIPAARLSNVSWHPFGEDVVLCGTLHA, from the coding sequence ATGTCGGAGCTCAACTTCCCCGCATCCTCAGCAGCTATGCTAGAATCCagacttccatcatcaacaaacccGTCTGGAACCTCACGGCCATTTGTGACACTCACATTTGCAACTTCACTTGATTCATCGCTTTCCCTGGCTCCTGGCGTCCGAACTCGACTCTCCGGGCCCGACTCAAAAGCAATGACTCACTATCTTCGTTCACGACACGATGCTATTCTCATCGGCGTTTCTACTCTCTTGGCCGATTCGCCAGCCCTAAATTGTCGTACAATCGGTGCTACAAGCCAGCCCCGGCCCATTGTCATTGATCCTCATCTCAGATGGACTCCTAGCAGCTCCGACAAAGTCCTAGAGGTTTCTCGCCTCGGTAATGGTTTAGCTCCCTTTGTCCTGACTGGTGTGTCTAGCCAGGACTTACCTGTTGAGAACGTTGTACTACTCGAGCAGCATGGCGGAAAGTATATCCATGTTCCGACTACACTAGCACCCAACGGACGCATGCGCTTTGATTGGCATGATGTATTCAGAGTCTTGCATCAAGCAGGCCTCTTCAGCGTCATGGTCGAGGGAGGCGGCCAAATTATCAACTCTCTGCTTGATCCTCGATATCACGAATTAGTTGACTCCGTTATTGTTACTATTGCACCAACCTGGCTTGGTCAAGGAGGCGTTGTCGTGTCGCCAGATCGCCTTCAGGATCCAGCAGGTGTTCCGATTCCTGCTGCGCGGCTATCGAATGTCTCATGGCATCCTTTTGGCGAAGACGTTGTCTTGTGTGGCACGCTTCACGCCTAG